A single genomic interval of Caretta caretta isolate rCarCar2 chromosome 23, rCarCar1.hap1, whole genome shotgun sequence harbors:
- the GPR4 gene encoding G-prodeshotein coupled receptor 4, whose amino-acid sequence MCNTTLVSCNVDSKIDHLFPPTLYIMVITMGLPTNCMALWAAYLQVRQHNELGIYLLNLSVADLLYIATLPLWIDYFLHYDNWIHGQESCKLFGFVFYTNIYISIAFLCCISVDRYLAVAHPLRFAKVRRVKTAVAVSAVVWAIEIGANSAPLFHNELFHDRYNHTFCFEKYPMEEWVAWMNLYRVFIGFLFPWVLMLFSYQGILRAVRGNVSTEQQEKAKIKRLALSLIAILLFCFAPYHVILLSRSAVYLSKPCDCSFEEKVFVAYHSSLAFTSLNCVADPILYCFVNEGARSDVAKALSTLLRFLTSSKPQEMATASLTLDTPLSSKKSSFCRLPTLPQPPPPPPLGPPDEELQMKILTFNP is encoded by the coding sequence ATGTGCAACACCACCCTGGTGAGCTGCAACGTGGATTCCAAGATcgaccacctcttcccccccacgcTGTACATCATGGTCATCACCATGGGGCTGCCCACCAACTGCATGGCCCTGTGGGCCGCCTACCTGCAGGTCCGGCAGCACAATGAGCTGGGCATCTACCTGCTCAACCTGTCTGTGGCCGACCTGCTCTACATCGCCACCCTGCCCCTGTGGATCGACTACTTCCTGCACTATGACAACTGGATCCACGGGCAGGAGTCCTGCAAGCTCTTCGGCTTCGTCTTCTACACCAACATCTACATCAGCATCGCCTTCCTGTGCTGCATCTCCGTGGACCGCTACCTGGCCGTGGCCCACCCGCTGCGCTTCGCCAAGGTGCGCCGGGTCAAGACAGCCGTGGCGGTGAGTGCCGTGGTCTGGGCCATCGAGATCGGGGCCAACTCGGCCCCGCTCTTCCACAACGAGCTCTTCCACGACCGCTACAACCACACCTTCTGCTTCGAGAAGTACCCCATGGAGGAGTGGGTGGCCTGGATGAACCTCTACCGGGTCTTCATCggcttcctcttcccctgggtgctcatgCTCTTCTCCTACCAGGGCATCCTGCGGGCCGTGCGTGGCAATGTCTCCACCGAGCAGCAGGAGAAAGCCAAGATCAAGCGGCTGGCCCTCAGCCTCATCGCCATCCTCCTGTTCTGCTTCGCCCCCTACCATGTCATCCTGCTCTCCCGCAGTGCCGTCTACCTCAGCAAGCCCTGCGATTGCAGCTTCGAGGAGAAGGTCTTCGTGGCCTACCACAGCTCGCTGGCCTTCACCAGCCTCAACTGCGTGGCCGACCCCATCCTGTACTGCTTCGTCAACGAGGGGGCCCGCAGCGACGTGGCCAAGGCCCTGTCCACCCTGCTGCGCTTCCTCACCAGCTCCAAGCCCCAGGAGATGGCCACTGCCTCGCTCACCCTGGACACCCCGCTCTCCTCCAAGAAAAGCAGCTTCTGCCGGCTCCCcacgctcccccagcccccacccccgcccccc